GATTTGAGGTCGAGCGCCGTGGCGCGCGGCGGGGAGGAGGCTTCATGGTTCAGACGGTAACTTCCAATACCCCCGCCGAGAAAGCTGGTCTGCGGTGGGGGGACGAGATCGTGGAAGTGAACGGCCAGAGTGTTTTACACCTGAGCGATGCTGCCATGCGTCTGTTGCTCAGAGGGAAGGTATGTACCAAGCTCACGGTAGGCGTGAAGCGCAATGGTCTGGCAAGAGTGCAGCGCATTACCGCTTCTCGTGTCTTGATTCGTACTCCCTAGATAGGGTCTGAATGGGTTGCCGTCAAGCACGGGATCAGGAGGGCACTGGCTGGGCCATTAAAGCCGCCATTCGCTTGCTTTCGAACTCCTCGTCGTACGG
The nucleotide sequence above comes from Deinococcus malanensis. Encoded proteins:
- a CDS encoding PDZ domain-containing protein, with the protein product MGSESAVALPRTLAWQLYREHGGTGFEVERRGARRGGGFMVQTVTSNTPAEKAGLRWGDEIVEVNGQSVLHLSDAAMRLLLRGKVCTKLTVGVKRNGLARVQRITASRVLIRTP